From the genome of Diorhabda carinulata isolate Delta chromosome 2, icDioCari1.1, whole genome shotgun sequence:
AGTTCCTAGATATTATCAAGGTATTTGATACTGTTAATCACCTTCAGGTGCTCTCAGTGCCTTGGAGGATATAGGAATACGAGGATTGCCGCTAGATTTAATACCAAGATATATATGTAAAGAGAGCAAATGGTCGGGATAAATaaccaaataagaaaaaagatgaaaattagAACAGGAGTTCCACAAGGACCTTGGTTTTTcataatgtatataaatatatatatatatatatatatatatatatatatatatatatatgtatatatatatatatagaaaaatctgGCCAAATTTTAAGTTTTCCGTCATCTTGTATCATGATAACATGGACATGGACAGATCTAAATTTGAAAGCTGAAAAGATATAGATAAcgttaaagattttttttacctcttagcattaaaaattaatttttatataacgtattttatttccttttcaatatattattaaaacattccaaattataatatattaaatataaaaacaaaagaaggggatacttttcaaatttaaatatttctccaATATCCTAGACAACAGTTAACTAAAAACCATTAACTAcccgatttttatttttaaattgacaatttacagtatgaaaatattatccccatCAAGCACCCCCTAGGAAATCTTAAATAAGTCGTGTCGTTCCTTGCTGGAAAGGGATTTAATTCCtctgttcaatattttttatatgtctaGTTTCACggaactttttttcaattttgttaactGTAGACTGCGAAACGTGTTGACTACggtatttgttattaaaaaatttcacaaaccttcttttgagttcttgttttattaccacAACCAATCATAATTAGAATATCTATTCTTTGAGTCCCGGAGccgtaattaaatttatttatttatttatttggttttttgactaatattttagtgaattcaaatttttttcttgatatttagcAGATCAGATACgaaaatatctgattatttcTGAtatcatacaaaatgttgtacgagaattccaaaatcgcctcggttattgtctAGAAGTGAATGATGGTCTTTTTGatcaattgaaattgatatctttattttacataaagttttgtgaaagagacaaaattttacatcttaaaaatcaattttcttagtTATGATCGCATCAAATGGTtaaacagaggactaaaatccctttccgaCAAGGTACCACACGACCCCCCttccttatttaaaattttctaggGGGTGATTGATGGGGATGATATTTTCATACTATAATTtgtcaatttaataattaaaatcgacctgtttttcatatagtacataataacgcttaaattgaatttatttcatacatatGGACCGTAATTTATAATTACTTGAAATCTGTAAGAcggcatttttaaaaattattaattctgtATGTTTCATCAAAAGTATGTTTAAAAAACTTGGAgtactgaaaaattatataacatatTCCTAAATTTAAATGGGCCCACAACGTTCTTTtccttttaattgttttttttatacttcaaaatgtagtaaaataaaaattacttaatattgattattgtatattgaaataatttgtaatttttctggaaataaACAATATGAGTATAAACGTGTTCCTAACTATTTTCAACAccgaaattttttatataaacgatagatttttgttaataaaactaGTTGTGTTACTTGGGGGTATATGTAAGTAACTAGGAGGGAAACTACGTGAAATACCCCGATTATAGGACCCGATATTCATCGAAGTATTCAGTGAATTGATTaacgaataataaatttacgAATTTTGAAATTGGGTGGAATCAATGTTGATGATTTCAAAgtgataaagaaatatatttaatactttttattcAAGGATTAATGCggtatttttataatgaaaaataaaaaatcaatacaatAATTCATATTAGTGTAGACAAGTtcttttggtaattatttagaattggggctcCAGGTAAAAATCGTTCCAAAAACCTTTTCACGCATTTGGGGTTGTTTCTGAGggtacaaatagtaaatttaaggAGGGGGAgacatattatttccattattttagacATTACATGATACAACttatatatgataaatcaatgaaatctaacctaacctaagctaaccaattctaaataattaccatcttggttaggttaggttaagttaggtttcAATAACTTATCGTCccaaattacttgaaaaattttacgtttCTCTGTATTGAAGCTCTCATTAATTTCCATTATGATAACTAAGTAATTTGTTGTgaattatcattataattactACTGTGAAAAACGTttgttgtgattttttttaataagtcaTGCTTCTGAATTATTGTTAACGAGGACATAACAAGCAAGACAGTCAATTACTGTCGCATGTTAAAAATCGCAAAACAAATTTTCGTTTTGGATGAAACGTGTTTTACctcgtataatataaaaatatatattataacaaattattcataataataaagatattggaaaaaatatattaccgttattactttattcattattctcgtttcctaatattttttttaatttcttattagtGCAGTCAATGAAGCTTTTCACCTCCGAATTTTTTGGAACTGGACCggttacttgaaattttgcacTAGAAAAATGGGTTAATaaatgaaagtgaaaaattattttcaaaaaataacgCATAAAATAGATAGAACATCAAACTCTGAATACAAAATATTCGAAGAATTTTCTCgagaaatttatagtttttagttattcatgattaaaaatttttcacggCACTAGTTTGACTTGTGGGAgtgaaattcaattaatatgaCCAGGAAAggataaaaaaatggtaaacaAGATCATCAGAAGAATGTATGGAACAAGGACCGATGTCCTGATGACAGGATAAAGTTTTGGATGATAATGAATGTCAAAAGTTGGAGATCAAAGCCCGTCTTAGGCTATCAATTAAAAGGCAACAGTATCATGAAAAATCTGTTACCAGGAAAAGATGGAGACCGCAAATCGTTTCACAGATATTTCGATTACTTCCAGTTTCTTCTGTTTGTCAAAGATTTTTTGATCGGCTTTGTTGacatttgtcaaaaatcgatttgaaCCATAGACATTTCGATTACTTtctgattcttcttttttattcaagaGATTTTCGATTTCTTGtttaaaatttgtcaaaaatcgattcttctttgtttttagaaaatttacgaTCCGTTTTCAgatatttgtcaaatattgattCATGGAGATTCcgatttttcttcttcttattttgaagaattttccatgtcttctttaaaatttaaaattcctttccgattctttttttttcaagagaATTTCCGGGTTCTTTGttgaaatttgtcaaaaatcgattaaaacCATGAAGATACTTCTCTTAGTTTCcgattcttcttcttattttaaagAATTCTCGATTCATTTCCGATTCAAGACAATTTTCGATTCCTTCGatcaaatttgtcaaaaatcgattcgaATCATAAAGGCACTTCTTTATTTTCcgatttttcttcttattatttcgAAGAATTTTCGATTCCTTTgcgattcttattttttttttcaagataattttcgATTCCTCATACAAAATTAGATTCGATTAGAATCATAGAGATATTACGATTACtacgttttcaaattattattcgtgaataactcaaaaactacacattttattaaaaaaaatataccttataaaaaaacaaagaaaatcatttttcaaaaaatgtttcacgTCTGATACAAAGCATATATACATACTCTGAAGAGGcgtggaaaaaattttgaggttattgtGACTTGTCCACTTCTAAATTATTGAATCGTAGAGATTTTCTTGCAATTTGGGTTGAAATGGCAAGTCACATACCAAAAGTATCCGGCGTTGTACGCGTTGTTGAGATTCGTTAGTTTTGACTTCTCTAAGAATTTCAACAGCATTGGACTTGCCAAGGGCAGAAGTGGTAGAAAATTCATGTCAGATAATCGAGGAATAACGTTAACCAACATTGGTCGTCCATTTACAGTAgaatgtgaaaataaatataacaggTGTTTGGATATCGTTTCAGCGGaaacaaatagaattaaataaaaccTGGACAAAATAACTGGCTAATCTCAATATAGAAGACGATATTTTGCAGCACATTAATCAAAGACAGCTCTGTGAAAGACTagctttggaaaaatcaatgAATTGGGGTGGAAAGTACTGCCTGCCATGAGCCATCTCGAGATATTTCACTGAAAATTTACGTTCATTGACCTTGAATGTTTACACACTAGACGGTGAAATGTTTTTGTCGAAGCtgattacatttttaattaaacataaaaacatgTATTCGTTTGGAttaagtttggaaaaaaatgatattactTCCCTATAACCTATGGTATAAATTGTCCAAGTGAGGCACTGATTCGCGGAAAGTTCTTTTGGAGAAATTTATAATTCGAACTGAATtaacttctttttttatttagtaatgGGTCCAACAAACTAATGGgttgaaagttttattttttatgtcgaTTGCGTTATTTTGGAAACAGTTATATCGTACATTTTTAAATCACTTTAACTTGGTCAATGAAACTATTAATAATCTTATCATCTATCACTATTGGAATTGTTATATTTCCGGTCTTCTAATGTATCTTCCGAGGCTATTTGGTGTTCCGATTTTTGCTCTAGTTATATATGTTTCTACATAGATAATATAACAACTTTccgattcttcttttttttaagaGAATTTTTGATTCCTCTAatcaaatttgtcaaaaatctaTTCGAATCATAGAGTTATTGCTTTATTTTCCGATTcgttttcttcttattttagagaattttcgATTCCTTTATgactattctttttttttctaaagaatttttggttctttttataaaatatgtcaatatttctttattttccgattcttcttcttattttaaagaattttcgTTTCCTTTgcgattcttcttttttcaagaGAATTTTCGATTTcttgtttaaaatttatcaaaaatcgattctactttttttttgaagaattatcGATCCCTTTTtggaaatttgtcaaaaaacgATTCGAATGATAGACACATTTCTTTATTTTCcgattcttcttcttattttaaagaattttcgATTCCTTtgtgtttcttcttttttttttcaagagaatttttggttctttttttaaaatatgtcaataaataatcgattagaatcatagagatatttcttttggtttccgattcttcttcttatttcaaagaattttcgAATCAtacatttctttattttccgattcttcttcttcttattttaaagaatttttgtttcccttgcgattcttctttttttcaagAGAATTTTCGATTTCTTGtttaaaatttgtcaaaaatcgatttgaaTCTTAGAGACATTTCTTCTCGTATCCGATTCTTCTTCTCATTATAATATAATTCCACATAGATAATATAACTACTTTGACAAATCTTGGCTGAATACTCATACTCATACTCAAATTATGTaatcaaaatttgtaatattataAAGTTAAGGAGGCTGAAGGTTATGATGATTAAGGTGGCACGAAGATCAGAAACAATACTACAAGAATGGGAGGAGAATTTTCTAGTGTAAATCCACAAAAAAGGAAAAGTAACAAATTGCGATCCAAAGAAAGAATGCGTGGAAGATATGAAACAaattagaaaatcaaaaaataataaaatggacACTCAATGCCCACTATTGTTCATATTAACAATGGATCAATATGATCTCAATAAACTTAGTAGACTATACGTTATATGCATAAGACAACGTCTTTATAGCAGAAAATCgccgaaaaatataaaaaataaaaatttggatagaagagatagaaaattgaattgaaaactaACATACacaaatacaaaacaataaaacaaagtCAGACTGATagcaaaagaaaaacaaatagaacaaGTCACAAGAATatcaaaaagtaataaaacagGAAGTAGTGTGATTAGctaggaaaaactttttttgccaaaaatcatttttattcatcaatgtaatctccttcgaGAGCAATATAATCATTTCAATGCTTCTACAACTTCTCGATGACGTGCTtatagaaggatttgtctttagCCTCAAAAttggcttcagtttcagcaattgctacttcatttgagctgaatttcttaccggcgagcattttatTGAGATCAGTAGTCTCTGGGAGACAGAACTGGACTATAAGGTGGATGAAGAAGCAATTCtaaatgttatttattcaatttaactaTCGTTGCCATTGACTTGCAAATAGGTGCATTGTATTtgtgaaatgattttttcttcgacatatggtCGTTTCCCAtcgatttttgcattcaaacgttttgattccggagtgatcCATGGATCCATGTTTTATCTATTGTcgcatatcgacgcaaaaaaatctgatttattacataTAAACATGGCCAAAAGCACtgttctgaatcatcaacacgttgttggtTTTGATCGACTATAAGTAAActcggcacccactttgaaaaaagctttctcatggtcaaatatCAAAGGTCAAGAACTGTAGAGAGGAGAAGAAGAGGCAGACCAAAAAAAACACAGTACGAACAAATAGCTGACAAAGGTAACagacaataaatcaaatgatgataTTACCAGGAAAAGATTAAAGAAATTAGTAATTGTATAATAAGTACAATTCAAACGCCCTAGAGAGGacaaaaggaaaaattagaagaagaagagagTATCTTTGACAGAGACAATACATTTTCCTAGAAGCTAATGCACaagtcacaataattttatGCGTAAGAGTATGTCAATCCAAACACTGAGTGTTTTTATCGATATATAAAGATCATTCGACATTATTCCATTCAGCTTCAAACCGATAGCAGCGAAGAGTTTGGAATAGAGAAATCTATTTGATACGGGATCCAATATATGTTGAAGAATAGAATGGTCATCACTTAAATTTACACAATGGGTGCAGTATCCTCACCAATCATCTGGATAGTGATTTTTCACAACTTATTGTTAAGCTGGAAAGGCTATGGATGCAGAAAACTCTTGATCTTATTTTTTAATGGTTCACAACAAAATCCTTAACTAGATAAGAAGATAAATCTAAGAAACTATATTGAACAGCCGGataaagaagaaataacaaatttttgggCGCAGAGCTGCAGTTGACAAAACGTGAAACCCAAAACACGTTACAGTATTGAATAGCTCTTTTGATTATGAAGATGATGAAATTTAATAGTTGCGTCTGTTTTGTATGGATATGTAAtcacataaataaataactagaagataatttttaaattaaataaatagaataaaactcAAAATGTTAACTATGTGTTTTATTTGGCATATATTTATTGAGTTCTTCATTTATTGACAGGTTTAGGACTTTTTTGCCACGATGTGCGATATTGTGATTATATTTAATAGATTGTTGATGaatcaagaaaattttgtattcagCAATCACAACACGACAAACTACcgtttgatttgaatatttttttgttccaataaTGTAGCTGATGAATTTCATTCGTTGCttgttatattaaaatatataacataatatattgttaacaaaaataagtatttgatatttgatgCACCAAAAGAATGATATTTATCGattgtattacaaaaaatattgatatcaatgcgaatatttttaactgaaattatattatcaaaCATCTACAAATATTCTCGAATTTATATGCGATCAATACTTTCTCTTATATTAATATGCTTGATAGTCACACCtgttcattcaaaatttttcctcTGATCTACTTTGAACAAGTTTTAtgttctgattttttttatctattagtTTTGAAATCTGCGTTATCCAGATTTACATTCCAAATAccaaatttgattaattttaatcattatttgtattaattatgCAGTAGTTTCGCTTAACCTTTGAAttaaaatgaagataaataaGAACAATTATGTATTACtcatcaaaattttgtataaaatgtttgaataaattgaaaaaaatactacaaaatatGCTTTTTTACACAAATGATACCTTAAGAATTATACCTTATCACATCTacgaagatatattgaaaaattcttagcctaatatagaaccaaacaaaatttcaatgtcaaaatattttattacacaacatgttctcctcttaattggatacatttattacagcgaacctgcgtctctagacctttcaaaaaaaaatgtttcttcctgCTCTACAAActagacctccacagcttttattacctcctggttggaaaaaaatttacgatctttaaaaatttttcccaattgaggaaagagatgatagtcggacaaAGCCAAATCtcgtgaataaggggggtgttctggtaaatcacgaattttttgcatggcaacatgagatttttgtgcaggggcgttgtcctgcaaaaacaaaacaccttttgATAGCATTGGATAgcatcttttctctttaattttttcccttagcgatgtcgaatagtaatctccagttattgttccacccttatccaaaaaatcaatcataattacttcatggcaatcccaaaaaactgaagcaagaacttttccagcagatttctggacacgaaacttcttaggtcttggagaaccagagtgtcgccattccatccattgttgctttatttctggatcatagaaatgtacccaagtctcatccatagtaaaaatacgcaatattttgtttatgcatggaactgttctaggctaactagatatcaatatatcctcATACATACTAAATTTAATCTGTGATGTCTTCGTTATTGTCGCATTCTGGACAATTAATTACTGTATTTGCATGTTCTTTGCACACTGATCTATTACATACATGACACTTCATCTTGTAACCCTATTTTTAAGCCTTTCGCAGGAAAAACATCTTCCCCGTATTTTTGCTGGTGGCTGTTCTTGAGGTCTACTTAGAAAAATACGAATATCGAGAGGTAATATTCTTTCTTCAAGATGTGGCTACATGAGTTAGATAGATAATACTTTTGAGTAAAgtcttcaaaatttttgaccCTCGCGTTGTATTAAATTTGGCTATTTATTCCAGCTATGTTTAACAGAATACGTACTACACATTTCATCCGATGTATACACTTCTCCTTTATTGGAATTGTAGTCCAAAATAATCTCCAGATTCTTTCAAAAGATTCACTGCTAAAGGATAGCTTGTATACCAATTCTTTCCTTTCCATCGTTGCGTTTGGACCCTCTGGGTATTGACCACAATAAACCTCCAGCTTACTTACATAAAAGATTATAGAGTCgctcaatacaaaaaattcttaGACAAACTTCGCTGGTATTCAGTAGATACTGAATAAAACTGAATAGTCCTCTGAATCAGTTCATATATTGTAGAGTATGTACCTAAACCATAATTATTTTTGCAGTTTTCCACGAAAAGATCGAGTGTGAATCTAATTGCAACAAGCTTGTCGGTTAATTATCTTTCTTTTCTGGTATTTTTATCGTCGAATATAGCATTTCTAAAGATTTCTGATACTGTTAGAGAGAGACTCCAGTGCAGCCGTTCCTCGAAAACTGCTTCATTTTCGGAATGGATTgattggtagaggtgcagaCGCTCCGATTCTTTGGCCTCCTCGGTCATGAGATTTCAATcccttggattacacagtttggtcGTATCGTATCGAAAAACTTTATGCTAGAGAAGTGAATTCACATCAAGAATTCAACGTCACTTCAATGACCCAACTGTTTAGAagattattaacattttttcacatattcattttgtgattttttgtttaattaatatatttatcacaTCGGTTATCACTTGATATAtctttgatttatatatttttcttcattctagATCTGCCGTGATTCAAAACATCCGAAAAATAGATAACAATCCTCCGAAAGCTGCAAATAAAACTTTGTTGGACGTACTAGATGTGCGAACTCCACCGAAAATAAAGCTCCAAcaagataaaaagaaatatgaacAATCACATCCCGGCGTAGCGATTCCCATAGATGAAGATTCGATAGATTTGAATGATCCAGTAACcaaaaagttcaatttttataaactagATAGACCAACAACGGATTCAACTATCTCAACATGGATCTTGCTGAGTGGTCAATCAGcttcaacaacaaaatattcaacTCCCAGTACCACAAATCGTCCATCTGATATAATTGTTCCTATTTACAGTCGAACTAAAAAGCCAGTCGAAGTGAAAGCACCAAGTATCATCAACGAGAGAGTTAAATTcacagaaataaataatataccaTCGAAAAAGAAACTTACATATACAACAACAACTGAAGCTACGAATTCTAAAAGCTCAACTAGTAAAACAACGATAATCAaggataaaaacaaaaatattagcTCCACAACAGAATCTCTTAGTTCACGACCTCCAGCGACgattaataaaactattaacCATAAGAAGAAGATAACTGTATTACCTACATCCTCAActgaatatttgaagaaaaatacaGAAGATTCCACGGTTGTTCCaatattaaacaacaataaCATAACAAACGTTAATAACACGATAGTGACGAATTCAAGTACGATAACCTTAGAATCCAAAGATGGTTCGATAGTACTAAATAACGATAAGAAGAAAAAAGCGTccaataagaagaagaaaaataagagACGCAAGAGACCAGCTAATAAAGCAAATACTAATATTGAAACTGttaacaaaattaagaaaaaaacagaTGCTATAAGTTCGCAGATATACAGCTACTTATCGAGAGAAATAGTACCAACTCTAGGCGTCGGACTGGTTGGATTGATGGTAACAGCTGGATTAGCTGGTTATTTCTTATATCCGTTCGGGGCTGCCAGAAGAAATATCAACGTCGACAgaaatgataaagaaaattattactaCAAAGATGAATATTCGGGAGGTATACTAGAAGAAGACGCTATAGGTCAAGTTATAGCAGGTATGCCTACTAATTCTTTATATCCTTCAAAATCCTCATCAACTAAGAATCcgtatatgaataaaatatatagatCCAATCATCAATCATCAATACAACATTCTAAGTCATCTGAAAATGTCGCGGCTTTATTCGAAAGAAACGATAACaagaataatatagaaataaacgaaaataaacaTACCAATAAAATGGATAACACAAGATTTGTCGTTGGTAGTGTACAAAAAGAGGTAATTGAAGAAGTGACACCTGCGGCAGTGCCAGAACACGGACCGAGAAGTTTCAGATCCggaatagatttcaaaaatatcttagGCATTATGAACTGagacattatttaaataaaatgtaaggGAGCTCTGTTTGCGAGATTGAAGGTAAAATCTAAGCGTGAAAATTTAGTTAATTCGCAATTTTGAGCATTCGACAATATCCACGTTCAAAAACTCCTTGCTAAATGGTTGTTTATCCAATAGATATTTATCATACTTATTTTGGTTAGTGGAATTAGAAATCTACATAAATGAAACATGGAcatatttaaatgtattttgtagttttgtaaaatttaatttcaattgtagACACGTCTGATCACAATATCCAGATCCACATTTGGtacaatttatgaaattattcataatattccaAGTTTCTTTTCACGTGATTGCTTATAACATTGTTCATTGATTCTTTCTTTTTGTCTAGTTGAACCGTGGGACTGAAACATTAGATCAGTTCTAGCTCtaatcattttttgaattatacatAACCTAACTATTCTGTTAGGAACACGTTCTTAATAATTTCTGCTAGAACATCAACTTCAACATAGTTGGGAAAAGAAAAGAATCATCATTTTTGTCTTTCCAGTTCCACTGATCGAATCCATTTCATCTCCACTAGCGACTTAACACTATTcccattttgaaaatattttgcaacCTGATAAACCCCGATACACAATCTAAAATATTTGCTGACATGCGTGGATCCATGTTGCTGGAATGTAAacctttttattaattattcaaactGTTGGAGCTCTAGTTTCGTATGATCAAGTAGTTTCAGacagtttttggaaaatgtactagaaaaatatttattcccaGCTATATCCCAGCTGTAGCTTTTATGTGCTAGTATGTTTTTAATCAAGTGAAAATCACTTTGTGTGGGATAATGGCTATAGGGTGTATGGACATTTTGCACAAGTCAGAACTCAGATAATATTTTGGGTATATTTTCCGTGAATCTGAGGCAAAGCATACATATGTCTAGATTCTTATTTATTCACTGGTCCATCAGTCGTTGTTTTGGTCaagataaatttttggaatcgtGGGTTGTACTCATATTTTTTCGacatcaagttatcgtcttcatacCACCTATTTCCAAACcactaaatatttttccacaACAAACAATTCTGGAATAATTTTCGTGGGAACAGGTTCATTGGTGGAATATTTTAGTATGACAAATAGTTAATTAGTTTCAGTTTACCTTGTGACTAAAGACTATAAGCTGGTAATAAAAACGCGCGTCGAAAATTGCAATGGTGAGCGTTGGTATCATCGTATCATCATACCTGGAAGTCATTGGCAAACCAGGAATTTCGTGGATCTCAGTCACCAATGAATTTTATGTTGTTTGTGATGATTATGTTAATGAATTTAGTGTCTTCTCGAAAAAATTCTCTCTCCCAGGCATGATTGCTGAAGAATAAATTTGGATTATCTTATAAAGGTTGCTGAAATATCCGTTTTTTCAGTAGCTTGCAAAGAACTAGAATGATGTCTACAAAGTTGTGGTttaatacataattttcaaGGTCATTTTCTgtaattaataaagtttttctcACTTTATCTGATAAATCTCTCTTCCAGTCATGATTGCTGAAGAAGAAATTTGGATTATCTTATAAAGGTTGCTGAAATATACGTGTTTTCAGTAGCTTGCAAAGAACTAGAATGTTCTCTACAAAGTTGGATGGATTGTtcgtataaaataaatcatttcatcTTGACTCTAGAATATTTAGGCGGGTTGCACACATATGCATCATACACGGTGCAACTAGCAATTTCGATACCAGTAGCATCGTGTGAGATGCATGCAAGCTGCATGGTTATAGCATGTGCTAGAGGCATGATGACAAAGGAGCAAACTTTTTATGATAATGAAATGCTGTTGTTGATTGGAGTAATCTCTAAAGCTAACACAAAATCGATATTTGTTTGTTCGTTACACGGAAAAGGCATTTCTAATTATTACAACTAACTATTCAcacaatttaaacaagaatTTACActattcaataacaaattaccaataataaattcaaatt
Proteins encoded in this window:
- the LOC130903817 gene encoding uncharacterized protein LOC130903817, with the protein product MIKVARRSETILQEWEENFLVSAVIQNIRKIDNNPPKAANKTLLDVLDVRTPPKIKLQQDKKKYEQSHPGVAIPIDEDSIDLNDPVTKKFNFYKLDRPTTDSTISTWILLSGQSASTTKYSTPSTTNRPSDIIVPIYSRTKKPVEVKAPSIINERVKFTEINNIPSKKKLTYTTTTEATNSKSSTSKTTIIKDKNKNISSTTESLSSRPPATINKTINHKKKITVLPTSSTEYLKKNTEDSTVVPILNNNNITNVNNTIVTNSSTITLESKDGSIVLNNDKKKKASNKKKKNKRRKRPANKANTNIETVNKIKKKTDAISSQIYSYLSREIVPTLGVGLVGLMVTAGLAGYFLYPFGAARRNINVDRNDKENYYYKDEYSGGILEEDAIGQVIAGMPTNSLYPSKSSSTKNPYMNKIYRSNHQSSIQHSKSSENVAALFERNDNKNNIEINENKHTNKMDNTRFVVGSVQKEVIEEVTPAAVPEHGPRSFRSGIDFKNILGIMN